A stretch of the uncultured Cohaesibacter sp. genome encodes the following:
- a CDS encoding DctP family TRAP transporter solute-binding subunit has translation MNRLASILGAGLVAAAMAVPAWAADVTLKLGHIAVPSHPYGKGANKFAELVKEKSDGKIEIKVFPSSQLGGQKDLIEGMVFGAVDMALVGTAVLGQFQPQISIFDLPFLFEDRQHAYKSLDSVGMELGKSLEGRGIKLLGYMENGIRHMTNNTHPIKTPADLADLKMRVMTNKIFVEMMKSLGASPTPMAFSELYSAMQQGTVDGQENPSAHIFTKRFFEVQKYASKTAHAYSPEPMVMSMISWGKLNDEQKKIIEEAAKEAIAWQRQISEEQDNEYWDQIKATGKMEVIEVDRSKFAEATAPVIEMFAKTVGQENIDKINALRAK, from the coding sequence ATGAACCGTCTTGCAAGTATTCTCGGTGCCGGTCTCGTGGCAGCTGCTATGGCAGTGCCAGCATGGGCTGCTGATGTCACCCTCAAACTCGGCCACATTGCTGTTCCGTCCCACCCATACGGGAAGGGCGCTAACAAATTTGCCGAGCTGGTCAAAGAAAAAAGCGACGGCAAAATCGAAATCAAAGTCTTCCCAAGCTCCCAGCTTGGTGGTCAGAAAGACCTGATTGAAGGCATGGTTTTCGGTGCTGTTGACATGGCACTGGTCGGCACGGCCGTTCTGGGTCAGTTCCAGCCACAAATCTCCATCTTCGATTTGCCATTCCTGTTCGAAGATCGTCAGCACGCTTACAAATCTCTCGATAGCGTCGGCATGGAACTGGGCAAATCCCTTGAAGGTCGCGGTATCAAACTGTTGGGCTACATGGAAAACGGCATCCGCCACATGACCAACAACACCCATCCGATCAAGACCCCTGCAGATCTGGCTGACCTGAAAATGCGCGTCATGACCAACAAGATCTTCGTTGAAATGATGAAGTCTCTTGGCGCCTCCCCAACCCCGATGGCCTTCAGCGAACTCTACTCTGCCATGCAGCAGGGCACCGTTGACGGTCAGGAAAACCCATCCGCTCACATCTTCACCAAGCGCTTCTTCGAAGTTCAGAAATACGCTTCCAAAACCGCGCACGCTTATTCTCCAGAACCAATGGTCATGTCCATGATTTCTTGGGGCAAGCTGAATGATGAGCAGAAGAAAATCATCGAAGAAGCTGCAAAAGAAGCCATCGCTTGGCAGCGTCAGATCTCCGAAGAGCAGGACAACGAATACTGGGATCAGATCAAGGCTACTGGCAAAATGGAAGTGATCGAAGTTGATCGTTCCAAATTTGCAGAAGCAACTGCTCCTGTGATCGAAATGTTCGCAAAAACCGTCGGTCAGGAAAATATCGACAAGATCAACGCTTTGCGCGCCAAATAA
- a CDS encoding PfkB family carbohydrate kinase — protein sequence MTVACVGITVLDRIFRVDHLPKTGGKYVARDYFEVGGGPAATAAVAIAKLGMAVDYIGRVGNDDVAASMIRELSQYGVGTRHIRAIKEAKSSFSAILVDDEGERMIINYQDATLDRDAEWLKEINFAQYESILCDVRWPAGAKHALEQAKQLQKQSVLDADITPQDITDLVALADHVAFSEPGLAKFSQLDDPIDGLRVAQTKTNGKVYVTVGSQGCYWLEGDTLHHQPGFKVDVKDTTGAGDVFHGAFAFALAKGMAIKDIVAFASAVAALKCTRLGGRDGVPDLATIEAFLAANG from the coding sequence ATGACCGTCGCATGCGTTGGAATCACCGTCCTTGATCGGATTTTCCGGGTCGATCACTTGCCTAAAACCGGCGGCAAATATGTCGCCCGTGACTATTTCGAAGTCGGCGGCGGGCCTGCAGCCACCGCAGCGGTTGCCATCGCCAAGCTGGGCATGGCGGTCGATTATATTGGCCGGGTTGGGAATGATGATGTCGCAGCCTCCATGATCCGCGAATTAAGCCAGTATGGGGTCGGCACCCGCCATATTCGCGCTATAAAAGAGGCTAAATCGTCTTTTTCTGCCATTTTGGTCGATGACGAAGGCGAGAGAATGATTATCAATTATCAGGATGCAACGCTCGACCGTGATGCGGAGTGGCTCAAAGAGATCAATTTCGCGCAGTATGAATCCATCCTTTGTGATGTGCGCTGGCCAGCAGGAGCGAAACACGCCCTGGAGCAAGCCAAACAATTGCAAAAACAAAGTGTTCTTGACGCAGACATCACCCCCCAAGACATTACTGATCTGGTAGCATTGGCCGACCATGTGGCATTTTCCGAACCGGGTTTGGCGAAATTCTCACAACTTGATGACCCGATAGACGGATTGCGCGTTGCCCAAACGAAAACAAATGGTAAGGTCTATGTCACCGTTGGATCGCAAGGCTGCTATTGGCTGGAGGGAGACACGCTCCACCATCAACCCGGTTTTAAGGTCGATGTGAAAGACACCACCGGTGCGGGCGATGTCTTTCATGGCGCCTTTGCCTTTGCGCTCGCCAAAGGCATGGCAATAAAGGACATTGTCGCCTTTGCCAGCGCAGTTGCTGCCCTCAAATGCACGCGACTGGGCGGGCGCGATGGCGTCCCCGATCTTGCCACCATTGAGGCCTTTCTTGCCGCCAACGGCTGA
- a CDS encoding ATP-binding protein, with amino-acid sequence MIGRFLSRLISWLMHGLLVSVILLMVSNPFLTETKNKIAASELLLNMYRTSLETEVARYKFLPFLLSQNDRILEMLSDKFDPVESGFFLQQIKYATNVSAINVLDKTGTVIAASNWHRKDSYIGKKLSFRPYFKDAMAGRLGQFYGVGLSSTTPGFFLSYGLKKNGNIIGVVAVEVNLSELEKVWRAGPDDILVSDVDGTIFLSSNENWKHKSFGQKAPHTVGLLDQSLPPSKASNSPIARKRCYRFGAITVYKDRVYSCLFPSTFALQEEIVEFGWTIHSIQPARPIYQSLLLVAVITILIYLSVVFLYRNIRNKYKRSIQKLRTQLTENSKLAAIGQMATEVAHDFNQPLSAIYMLLDNSRLLLERKMYKDVDDNLMLVSSHIERLKQQISQLKSFASRHRVPRGHANIVEAAHTSLHLFQATLKKQDVQLQFHTTQADIEVPCNEIGLGQIFSNLITNALEAMADQNNKKIAISIALRDGKVVVKLRDNGPGIPDPSKIYESFYTTKKSGTGLGLAIVKGILENSDGSITVGNHPEGGAEFTLIWTEWKDGTRKGNSAEDDRALEDLFPKHI; translated from the coding sequence ATGATTGGTCGATTTCTGTCACGCCTCATAAGCTGGTTGATGCATGGGCTGTTGGTGTCGGTCATTTTGCTGATGGTCTCCAATCCCTTCCTGACCGAAACCAAAAACAAGATCGCCGCCAGCGAGCTGTTGCTCAACATGTACCGCACCAGTCTCGAGACAGAGGTCGCCCGCTACAAATTCCTGCCTTTCCTCCTGTCGCAAAATGACCGAATTCTGGAAATGCTCAGTGACAAATTTGATCCGGTGGAAAGCGGATTTTTCCTCCAGCAGATCAAATATGCAACCAACGTGTCGGCAATCAATGTGCTGGACAAAACGGGCACAGTTATCGCTGCAAGCAACTGGCATCGCAAAGACAGCTATATCGGCAAGAAACTGAGCTTCCGGCCCTATTTCAAGGATGCGATGGCGGGGCGCCTGGGACAATTCTACGGTGTTGGCCTGTCATCGACAACACCGGGTTTCTTTCTCTCCTACGGCTTGAAAAAGAACGGTAATATCATCGGCGTGGTGGCGGTCGAGGTCAATCTGTCCGAATTGGAAAAAGTCTGGCGTGCTGGCCCGGATGATATTCTGGTCTCCGATGTCGATGGCACGATTTTTCTTAGCTCCAACGAGAACTGGAAACACAAAAGCTTCGGTCAGAAGGCCCCGCACACGGTCGGTCTTCTGGATCAGTCGCTCCCGCCGTCCAAGGCGTCCAATAGTCCCATCGCCCGCAAGCGCTGCTATCGGTTCGGCGCGATCACCGTTTACAAGGATCGGGTCTATTCGTGCCTGTTCCCGTCGACCTTCGCCCTGCAAGAGGAAATCGTCGAATTTGGCTGGACCATTCATTCGATCCAGCCCGCCCGGCCGATCTATCAGTCACTCTTGCTGGTCGCCGTCATCACCATACTGATCTATCTCAGCGTCGTTTTCCTCTATCGCAACATCCGCAACAAATACAAGCGCAGCATCCAGAAACTGCGCACCCAATTGACCGAAAATTCCAAGCTTGCAGCCATTGGCCAGATGGCCACCGAAGTGGCCCATGACTTTAACCAGCCCCTGTCAGCCATCTATATGCTGCTTGATAATTCCCGGTTGCTGCTTGAGCGCAAGATGTACAAGGATGTCGACGACAATCTGATGCTGGTCTCCTCCCATATCGAGCGATTGAAGCAACAGATATCCCAGCTCAAATCCTTTGCCAGCCGCCACAGGGTGCCGCGCGGTCACGCCAACATCGTCGAAGCGGCCCACACCTCTCTGCATCTGTTTCAGGCCACCTTGAAGAAACAGGATGTCCAGTTACAGTTCCACACGACCCAAGCCGACATTGAGGTGCCCTGTAACGAAATCGGTCTGGGGCAGATATTCTCCAACCTGATCACCAATGCCCTTGAAGCAATGGCCGATCAGAACAACAAGAAGATTGCCATTTCCATTGCCCTTCGCGACGGGAAGGTCGTTGTCAAACTGCGCGACAACGGTCCGGGCATCCCGGATCCCTCAAAAATCTATGAATCCTTCTATACCACCAAGAAAAGCGGCACCGGTCTTGGACTGGCCATCGTCAAGGGTATTCTGGAAAATTCCGACGGCTCAATCACGGTCGGCAATCACCCAGAAGGCGGGGCCGAGTTCACCCTGATCTGGACTGAATGGAAGGACGGCACGCGCAAGGGCAACAGCGCCGAAGATGACCGCGCCTTGGAAGACCTCTTCCCCAAGCATATCTGA
- a CDS encoding sigma-54 dependent transcriptional regulator — protein sequence MDIAIIYVEDDKSVQFAYQQSMKMAGFTVQPVGTAEAGLELVKKNREVIVVSDIRLPGMSGIELMHQVLKIDEDIPIVLVTGHGDVEMAVNAIKHGAYDFIEKPCSSERLTEVLKRAIEKRRLVLENQQLRLAQKTRKGPTMIGQSKAMQQIRETLLNISDTNADVLIQGETGTGKEVVANCIHMWSSRRDGHFVPLNCASFPDTLFESEMFGHEAGAFTGASKKRIGKIEHANQGTLFLDEIESMPLDIQAKFLRVLQERSVERLGDNKIIPVDCRVVAATKENLFDLSQQKEFRLDLYYRLNVVTIDLPPLRDRREDIPELFYYFASEAAQHYNRPVPDIQPELLIWLQTQDWPGNVRELKHTADRYVLGLFAPDIDGVVLSDDHRMGLSESLDAFEKKMIEGALRQHRGHVGSAAKQLLLPRKTLYDKLNRHGIQPEDFRTAE from the coding sequence ATGGATATTGCCATTATCTATGTTGAAGACGACAAGAGCGTTCAGTTTGCCTATCAGCAATCGATGAAGATGGCTGGTTTCACCGTGCAGCCGGTCGGCACTGCGGAAGCTGGCCTTGAACTGGTGAAAAAGAATCGTGAAGTGATTGTCGTTTCCGATATCCGTTTGCCGGGCATGTCGGGCATCGAATTGATGCATCAGGTGCTGAAAATCGATGAAGACATACCGATTGTTCTGGTCACTGGCCATGGAGATGTGGAGATGGCGGTCAATGCCATCAAGCATGGCGCCTATGATTTCATTGAAAAGCCGTGCAGCAGCGAACGCCTGACCGAGGTGCTTAAACGCGCGATCGAGAAAAGACGGTTGGTGCTGGAAAATCAACAGCTGCGGTTGGCACAAAAGACCCGCAAGGGGCCGACCATGATTGGTCAGAGCAAGGCCATGCAGCAGATCCGTGAAACCCTGCTGAATATTTCCGATACCAATGCGGATGTTCTGATTCAGGGTGAAACCGGCACGGGCAAGGAAGTGGTTGCCAATTGCATCCATATGTGGAGCAGCCGGCGCGATGGTCATTTCGTGCCTCTCAATTGCGCCTCTTTTCCCGATACTTTGTTTGAAAGCGAGATGTTTGGTCACGAGGCCGGGGCCTTTACCGGCGCTTCCAAGAAGCGCATTGGCAAGATCGAACATGCCAATCAGGGCACCTTGTTTCTCGATGAGATCGAGAGCATGCCGCTTGATATTCAGGCGAAGTTTCTGCGTGTGCTGCAAGAGCGCAGTGTCGAGCGGTTGGGTGACAACAAGATTATTCCCGTTGATTGCCGGGTGGTTGCGGCGACCAAGGAGAATCTGTTCGATCTCAGCCAGCAGAAGGAATTCCGCCTTGATCTTTATTATCGGCTCAATGTCGTTACCATCGACCTGCCGCCTTTAAGGGACCGGCGCGAGGATATTCCCGAGCTGTTCTATTATTTTGCCAGCGAGGCAGCGCAACATTATAACCGCCCCGTGCCCGACATTCAGCCAGAGCTCTTGATCTGGCTGCAAACGCAGGATTGGCCGGGCAACGTTCGGGAGTTGAAGCATACCGCTGATCGTTATGTGCTGGGATTGTTTGCACCCGATATCGACGGGGTCGTTCTGAGCGATGATCATCGGATGGGCTTGTCGGAGTCTCTTGATGCTTTTGAGAAGAAGATGATCGAAGGAGCCTTGCGGCAGCATCGGGGTCATGTGGGTTCGGCGGCCAAGCAACTGCTTTTGCCGCGCAAAACCCTTTATGACAAGCTCAACCGTCATGGCATTCAGCCAGAAGACTTTCGTACAGCGGAATAG
- a CDS encoding DeoR/GlpR family DNA-binding transcription regulator, giving the protein MPNAVIVGNPRHDSLLKEVNDKGYVSVEELTELLDVSAQTIRRDIKKLSDQKLLIRHHGGAARNSSVVNLDYAVRQVSETEEKEAIAKALVAQIPDNSSVFLAIGTTTEIIARHLLQHSGLQVITNSMRVANVLYQKQDFNVMVPGGKLRSTNGGIIGSTALDFINHFRVDYLVASCGSIDADGTLLDYEFNEVIMVQNMMKTARNIFIAADSTKFNTTATVELGHIRSISALFTDANPPSDIKMQLDQHGAKLFVV; this is encoded by the coding sequence ATGCCAAATGCCGTCATTGTAGGCAACCCTCGCCACGACAGCCTGCTCAAGGAAGTCAACGACAAGGGCTATGTGAGCGTTGAAGAACTGACCGAGCTGCTGGATGTGTCTGCCCAGACCATCCGCCGCGACATCAAGAAACTCAGTGATCAGAAGCTGCTGATTCGCCATCACGGCGGGGCTGCGCGAAATTCCTCGGTGGTCAATCTCGACTATGCCGTCAGACAGGTCTCCGAGACAGAAGAAAAGGAAGCCATCGCCAAGGCTTTGGTCGCCCAGATACCGGACAATAGCTCGGTCTTTCTGGCCATCGGTACCACCACCGAAATCATCGCCCGCCACCTGCTGCAGCATTCCGGCCTTCAGGTCATCACCAACAGCATGCGGGTCGCCAATGTGCTCTATCAGAAGCAGGACTTCAACGTGATGGTGCCCGGCGGCAAATTGCGCAGCACAAATGGCGGCATCATTGGCTCGACGGCTTTGGACTTCATCAATCATTTCCGGGTTGATTATCTCGTCGCCAGTTGTGGGTCCATCGATGCGGACGGCACGCTGCTTGATTATGAATTCAATGAGGTCATCATGGTCCAGAACATGATGAAAACCGCCCGTAACATTTTCATTGCAGCCGATTCCACCAAATTCAACACCACCGCAACGGTGGAGCTTGGTCATATTCGCTCCATCTCGGCCCTGTTCACCGATGCCAATCCTCCCTCTGACATCAAGATGCAGCTCGACCAGCATGGGGCAAAGCTGTTTGTCGTCTAG
- the yihU gene encoding sulfolactaldehyde 3-reductase, producing the protein MATVGFIGLGQMGAAMAANLIKGGHDLNLYDINSDAVAALAAKGGKACDTVAAVAEGADFVITMLPNGALVRSVLLGEGGVVAALKKDALVIDMSTIHPLETDSLIADLAAKGIEMMEAPVGRTSDHAIAGTLLILAGGTKTQIERAQPLFDLMGSETVDAGGPGKGIRVKIINNYMSIALNALSAEAIALAEKIGLDFDTAMAVMSGTPAGKGHFTTSWPNKVLKGDLSPAFMIDLAHKDLGIALDLANQVGVPMPMGAASRELYNLSRIAGRGRQDWTALLEQLRDLSDMPTKAK; encoded by the coding sequence ATGGCAACAGTCGGATTCATCGGTCTTGGTCAAATGGGCGCTGCGATGGCAGCCAATCTGATCAAGGGGGGACATGACCTCAATCTATATGACATCAACTCCGATGCCGTCGCGGCGCTGGCTGCAAAGGGTGGCAAGGCCTGTGATACTGTCGCAGCGGTTGCTGAAGGCGCCGACTTTGTCATCACCATGTTGCCAAACGGTGCGCTGGTGCGCTCTGTCTTGTTGGGTGAGGGAGGGGTTGTCGCTGCGCTGAAGAAAGACGCGCTGGTGATCGACATGTCAACCATTCACCCGCTTGAAACCGATAGCCTGATTGCCGATCTTGCGGCCAAAGGCATCGAGATGATGGAAGCGCCGGTCGGGCGGACGTCGGATCATGCCATTGCAGGCACCTTGTTGATCCTTGCTGGTGGCACCAAGACCCAGATTGAGCGGGCGCAGCCCTTGTTTGACCTGATGGGGTCGGAAACCGTCGATGCGGGTGGGCCGGGCAAAGGGATCCGCGTCAAGATCATCAACAATTACATGAGCATTGCCCTTAATGCCCTGTCGGCGGAAGCCATTGCGCTGGCCGAGAAGATCGGTCTTGATTTCGACACCGCGATGGCGGTGATGAGCGGCACGCCTGCGGGCAAGGGGCATTTCACCACCAGTTGGCCAAACAAGGTGCTCAAGGGCGATTTGTCGCCTGCCTTCATGATCGATCTGGCACACAAGGATCTTGGCATTGCGCTTGATCTGGCCAATCAGGTCGGGGTGCCGATGCCGATGGGGGCAGCTTCCCGTGAACTTTACAATCTGAGCCGGATTGCTGGTCGCGGGCGTCAGGACTGGACCGCCTTGCTTGAGCAATTGCGCGATCTGTCGGATATGCCGACCAAAGCGAAGTAA